The following are from one region of the Ignavibacteriota bacterium genome:
- a CDS encoding DUF3108 domain-containing protein produces the protein MYFILFLSFCVGVTLPQSSSTKEEFRTVENKAFKEGEKLTFDLNYGFVTAGIAVMEIPRIKKISGRETYHVVFEVNSVPSFDMFYKVRDRYETYIDVDGLFPWRFEQHIREGGYTRDFSAFFDQRKGIAKTSEGEYEIPKYVNDMMSAFYYARTIDYSGMKANDLIHLQNFYKDKVYDLDVKYHGKETIDVPAGKFDCIIVEPLVKEGGLFKHEGNIIIWLTDDELKMPVKVRTKIVVGYVEAKLTKYEGLAGKLTSKR, from the coding sequence ATGTATTTTATTTTGTTCCTAAGTTTTTGTGTTGGTGTTACACTTCCTCAATCTTCCTCAACTAAAGAGGAATTCAGAACTGTTGAAAACAAGGCGTTTAAAGAGGGAGAGAAACTCACTTTTGATTTGAATTATGGTTTTGTAACAGCCGGAATTGCAGTAATGGAAATTCCGAGAATTAAAAAAATATCCGGAAGAGAAACTTACCACGTTGTATTTGAAGTAAACTCAGTTCCAAGCTTTGATATGTTTTACAAAGTAAGAGATCGATATGAAACGTATATTGATGTTGATGGATTGTTTCCATGGAGATTTGAGCAGCATATAAGGGAAGGCGGATATACAAGAGATTTTTCTGCATTCTTTGATCAACGGAAAGGAATAGCTAAAACAAGTGAGGGCGAATATGAAATTCCGAAATATGTGAATGATATGATGTCAGCTTTCTATTATGCCAGAACAATTGATTATTCCGGCATGAAAGCGAATGATTTAATTCATTTGCAGAATTTTTATAAAGATAAAGTATATGATCTTGACGTAAAATATCATGGTAAGGAAACAATTGATGTACCTGCTGGGAAATTTGATTGTATTATCGTTGAACCATTAGTTAAAGAAGGTGGCTTATTCAAGCACGAAGGAAATATTATTATCTGGCTTACCGATGATGAATTAAAAATGCCGGTGAAAGTAAGAACTAAAATTGTTGTTGGATATGTTGAAGCAAAATTGACGAAGTATGAAGGGCTTGCCGGGAAATTAACTTCAAAGCGTTAA
- a CDS encoding glycosyltransferase family 9 protein has product MKPPQKILLVRTDRIGDVVLSLPMAELVKKKYPQSEVSYLIREYTVALLEGNQFIDKVIIAEESNDEILFTNNLQKIKSEKFDTCIVINPTLKIALIMFLAGIKNRIGTGYRWYSFLFNKKVYEHRKYGDKHELEYNINLLGQIGIETANTADEIKFNLTASENSLHEIDSLLLEKGYKPGNKIVIIHPGSGGSSVDLPKEKLIQLTKLISSLDEVTIIITGSKNEIELCKEFEVSDSVKNFAGQLDLNLLKALIKKSNLFISNSTGPMHIAAAYDVFVLGFFPKIAACSQNRWGPYTVNRTIFVPTIDCVNCTRKQCAKLDCMNSIDIGKVFDETRRVLKIK; this is encoded by the coding sequence ATGAAACCACCACAAAAAATATTATTGGTGAGAACTGACAGGATTGGCGATGTTGTTTTATCATTGCCGATGGCTGAACTGGTGAAGAAAAAATATCCACAGAGTGAAGTATCCTATCTAATTCGTGAATATACTGTTGCTCTGCTTGAAGGCAATCAGTTTATTGATAAAGTAATTATTGCTGAAGAATCAAATGATGAAATTCTCTTTACAAACAATCTTCAAAAAATAAAATCTGAAAAATTTGATACTTGTATAGTTATAAATCCCACTCTGAAGATTGCTTTGATAATGTTTCTTGCCGGAATAAAAAATCGAATTGGAACCGGATACAGGTGGTACTCATTTTTATTCAATAAAAAAGTTTATGAACATCGTAAATATGGTGACAAGCATGAACTTGAATACAATATAAATTTACTCGGGCAAATCGGAATTGAAACAGCTAACACAGCAGATGAAATAAAATTCAATTTAACGGCAAGTGAAAACAGTCTTCACGAGATAGATTCTTTATTACTTGAAAAAGGTTATAAGCCAGGTAATAAAATTGTAATTATTCATCCCGGAAGCGGAGGCAGTTCGGTTGATCTTCCAAAAGAGAAATTAATTCAGCTAACTAAGCTGATCAGTTCACTCGATGAAGTGACAATTATAATCACAGGCAGTAAAAATGAAATAGAGCTTTGTAAAGAATTTGAGGTTAGTGATTCAGTAAAAAATTTTGCCGGACAACTTGATCTGAATCTATTAAAAGCACTGATAAAAAAATCAAATCTGTTTATTTCAAATTCAACAGGACCGATGCACATAGCTGCTGCGTACGATGTTTTTGTATTAGGATTTTTTCCAAAGATTGCAGCCTGTTCACAAAACAGGTGGGGTCCTTATACAGTAAACAGGACAATATTTGTCCCAACAATTGATTGCGTCAATTGTACCCGTAAACAGTGTGCAAAACTCGATTGCATGAATAGCATTGATATTGGCAAAGTATTTGACGAAACTAGACGCGTATTGAAAATTAAGTAA
- a CDS encoding DNA-3-methyladenine glycosylase codes for MTDLLSAKKLSKNFYRRDVLIVAKDLLGKIFVKKDKNGILAGKIVEVEAYHGDFDQAAHTYHGKTKRNEIMFEAGGCLYVYFTYGSHFCCNIVTGKKGHGTAVLIRAIEPLAGVEKMIKNRFGRNLKNEKEIFNLTNGPGKVCAAFGINKSHLGTELTGGKIFLLGNKKIAADKVGISKRIGITRSVNLPWRFFIINNPFLSRK; via the coding sequence ATGACAGATTTATTATCAGCAAAAAAATTAAGTAAGAATTTTTATCGCAGAGATGTACTAATTGTGGCGAAAGATTTATTAGGGAAGATTTTTGTAAAAAAAGATAAGAACGGAATACTTGCGGGAAAAATTGTGGAAGTTGAAGCGTATCATGGCGATTTTGATCAGGCTGCTCACACATACCATGGAAAAACAAAAAGAAATGAAATAATGTTTGAAGCAGGTGGCTGTTTATATGTTTATTTTACTTATGGCTCTCATTTTTGTTGTAATATCGTAACCGGCAAGAAAGGTCACGGTACCGCAGTTCTGATTCGTGCGATTGAGCCTTTAGCTGGTGTCGAAAAAATGATTAAAAACCGGTTTGGAAGAAATTTGAAAAATGAAAAAGAAATTTTTAATCTGACAAACGGTCCGGGTAAAGTATGTGCAGCATTCGGAATTAATAAAAGTCATCTGGGAACTGAACTTACCGGCGGGAAAATATTTCTGCTGGGAAATAAAAAGATTGCGGCTGATAAAGTTGGCATTTCAAAACGAATTGGTATTACAAGATCGGTTAATCTGCCATGGAGATTTTTCATTATAAATAATCCCTTCCTTTCACGAAAATGA
- a CDS encoding tetratricopeptide repeat protein, with translation MDDKLPARAKLIYERDNNSPLFLRTADYYLQNGEPQTAFSILENGLKTFPEHPLAFIMLAKVFIRFGDFQKADFYFKKSAEQLDNQQTYEYYRSEYRLTGKPVSPFDTSRGSIFINQNDDYVEEIENKDSDSVDDRLSEIADELMNRNTDRKEDTSFSAPIVSDYSPDKSKLATETFANIYLSQGQKLEAIKVYEMLIKRFPERKSYYEAKISEIKSQQM, from the coding sequence GTGGATGATAAATTACCGGCAAGAGCTAAATTAATTTATGAACGGGATAACAACTCTCCTCTCTTTCTGAGAACTGCCGATTATTATCTTCAAAATGGTGAACCACAAACTGCTTTCTCAATTCTTGAAAACGGATTGAAAACATTTCCTGAACATCCACTTGCATTTATTATGCTCGCAAAAGTTTTTATAAGATTCGGTGACTTTCAGAAAGCAGATTTCTATTTTAAAAAATCGGCTGAGCAATTAGATAATCAACAGACTTATGAATATTACAGATCGGAGTACAGACTTACCGGTAAACCTGTTTCACCTTTTGATACTTCGCGCGGAAGCATTTTTATTAATCAGAATGATGATTATGTCGAAGAGATTGAAAACAAAGATTCAGATTCAGTTGATGACAGACTTTCTGAAATTGCTGATGAATTGATGAATAGAAATACAGATCGTAAAGAAGATACTTCCTTTTCAGCTCCCATAGTCAGTGATTACTCACCTGATAAAAGTAAACTGGCAACTGAAACTTTTGCAAACATATACCTTTCGCAGGGACAGAAACTTGAAGCAATTAAAGTTTATGAAATGCTAATTAAACGTTTTCCTGAAAGAAAAAGTTATTACGAAGCAAAAATCAGTGAAATAAAATCACAGCAGATGTGA